From a single Apium graveolens cultivar Ventura chromosome 2, ASM990537v1, whole genome shotgun sequence genomic region:
- the LOC141705906 gene encoding uncharacterized protein LOC141705906 produces the protein MASSNRSPALAYVVVYVKDVAKSVAFYSKAFGYPVRRLDESHRWAELESGQTTIAFTPIHQHDTDEVTGEVHTWEFRRERDPVEVCFAYEDVDAAYYNAVKHGAVGVSEPEEKEWGQKVGYVRDMDGIVVRLGSFVSQPHKSHSS, from the exons ATGGCGAGTTCAAATCGTAGCCCAGCGTTGGCATACGTGGTTGTTTACGTGAAAGATGTAGCAAAATCTGTAGCCTTCTACTCCAAGGCTTTTGGCTACCCTGTCCGTCGCCTCGATGAATCCCACAG ATGGGCAGAGCTGGAGAGCGGGCAGACAACAATAGCATTTACGCCGATTCACCAGCACGACACGGACGAGGTGACGGGAGAGGTGCACACATGGGAGTTTAGGCGGGAGAGAGATCCGGTGGAGGTGTGCTTTGCGTACGAAGATGTGGATGCAGCTTACTATAATGCAGTGAAGCATGGAGCAGTTGGAGTGAGCGAGCCGGAGGAGAAGGAGTGGGGACAGAAGGTTGGATATGTTAGAGATATGGATGGGATTGTTGTGAGGCTTGGTAGTTTTGTTTCTCAACCCCACAAATCTCATTCCTCCTGA
- the LOC141707304 gene encoding histone H4, with translation MSGRGKGGKGLGKGGAKRHRKVLRDNIQGITKPAIRRLARRGGVKRISGLIYEETRGVLKIFLENVIRDAVTYTEHARRKTVTAMDVVYALKRQGRTLYGFGG, from the coding sequence ATGTCAGGAAGAGGAAAGGGAGGCAAGGGACTGGGAAAGGGAGGAGCCAAGAGGCATCGTAAAGTTCTCCGCGACAACATCCAGGGGATCACCAAGCCTGCTATTCGAAGATTGGCTAGAAGAGGCGGTGTGAAGCGTATCAGTGGACTCATTTACGAGGAGACCAGAGGCGTGTTGAAGATCTTTTTGGAGAATGTTATCCGTGATGCGGTTACTTACACCGAGCACGCTAGGAGGAAGACTGTGACTGCTATGGATGTTGTCTATGCTCTCAAGAGGCAGGGCAGGACTCTTTATGGTTTCGGCGGTTAA